Genomic segment of Xiphias gladius isolate SHS-SW01 ecotype Sanya breed wild chromosome 16, ASM1685928v1, whole genome shotgun sequence:
aatattaATTTCTTTCTCTATACAGTGTGTGGGTCTGGCTTTTGGTTCTGTTTTATGTGATAAAGATGAAAGAGCAGAGTATGGCATTTATGGCACTGAATTACTCGTAGATGTGCTTCAGCTGAAAATGAGCACTTGATGGTCTGATTGCCACAGCCCATCAAAGTGTACTCGTATTTTGTTTGCTCACCTGACTTGAATGCAACATACCTTTAACCCTCCAGATGATGCCACCCTTGACTGAGATATTTAAATCGGTTAGTACTGTCTGGTGAACCTCTCACTGAATTCACCAgccataagaaaaaaaaaaaagaaacgcaTCTGAAATACCAGCGAGAATGTAAAAGTACTGATACATTAAACCTACATTACCGGATGTTATTGTTGAACTCGTGCCATGCCGTTGGAAACTGGTGTTTTTAATGGCATGGCAAGAGCTCGTGAAATAAACTTCCCTGCCTCAGCAGAGAAAGATTTGCTAGTTCTAATGAACCAATCCCAACAGCAATAAATTTAATGTGGTATTTAGTTTGTTGACTCATATTGTTCCGATCACATCTTAGCCAGCTTGCTGTATGTACAGCTGTGGCCCAtatgtgaaaatgatgtttgGGTAGCCTGTCATGTTTTTGGAGGTTGCATAGCATGATGTTTCCCCCTAGTGGTACAAGAACCAAAATAGAACAGACATTGGTAATGCTATTTAGTGCTGCCATAGGCTACGTACAGTACAGCATCTACTGATTAAtattttctcacaaaaaaaaaaccaaaacagtgagtgtCTGTGCAAGTATACTCCACCTGTATGAATGTTTGATTGCTGCGCAGTTTGTCGAAATATTCTACactcaaaaaaaactgtataatgAGTTATTGTTTTAAAGGGGCATACAGCTACATAAGTTGCATACTTTAACCATCAACATAACAGGCTTCCCTTTAAATTACCTTGTGTCCGAAGCCTTACTGAATATCTGCcacttttcttcattttttttcaaatttacaaatttagGGAGGGACCtacaataataatgtaaaaacaataatgattGATTTCGAAGCTGAAATGAGCTACAAGACCACTGCATCATATCATCTGACAACATTTCCTTTGAAAAGAACCTTTGGATTCTTTTTACGATCTCCGATTTTAGTATCTTActacttctctctctttatcatTATCTGCATCTGACAGCAGACGGctgaaatatgaaagaaattaaacatgTCCCATTAAAGCAATACATACACCATAAATatatcaatcaaatcaaatgactCAATTCAAAATTGTACAAGCACAGATGTCTAGCGAGAATGTCACACAGCATCTCAGTTATCTTTATCTAaattatatttgtatgtttgtatgctCATAGGCCTTCCACtaaaaggaaacagaaacatgtaTCATAttcaaaattgtttatttttattataagcatttttttgtgtgtgttccttacatttattttgtctatttaaaGCTACtgtagcatttagcatttagtGGACAGACATATttacaacatgtttatttttgcaaagaTCACTTCCAAGTTTAGCTGCACTTCGCACTTCTAAGAATAGTTAATATCACACTATATTGTGATATGAACccattacagatttttttctccagaaatGCTGCAATGTGTTAATATCACTCTTTTATAATAGTGTTACTGTAGTTGATTACCTTAAACAAAACGCACATGACTTATAGTCTGTTGCATTTTGCTACCGCATATCCActctcatttgagaagttggCAGTGACGTCTCTCTCCATagttcaataaaaatatatgataagacaaaatcagcaaattatTTGGCCATCCAAattctcttgtgtttttaattttctttgtttgaattaGTAAACAAAAAGTATAGCTTTCTTTTAATGTATTGTTCTTAAACACTACAAAGGTAACCAGACATTACACAGCCTtcaaaataatctaaaaaacCTGTCTTTAACCGACTAGCAACTATACAAATGATAAACTATGTGGTTCAGAGTTGAAAGATTAACTCAAATTACTTAACATTTAAGTGCAAAGAAGCTACTGCAGGAGAAACTGCAGTGCAACGGAGGACAGCAGGCTGTGACCTGAAGACTGAGGCTCTGATATGTCTAATGCAGTGGGCAGCTTGGTGGTTGTGATCCAAACCCTGGACCCAGATTCCCACTTGAACATCTTCAGACTATCTCAGACATAAGCATATGGCATAATTTGGCATAGAGAGGAAACGATGCTCTCAGCTCAGATTCACATATgatgatttgaatattttttgaactattcaagtgagcaagaaaagagaagaaagcgTGTCCATAATATGTGAATTTTAGGTTAAAATAATAGTTTCcgcattttgggaaatacacagtTAAGCGGGTAAGCATACTTTCCAAAATatcgaactattcctttaaatgacTTCATACAACTGCACTGGCCTAGAGAATAACTGATTAAAGTGAGGTCTCAGAACCCAAATTCTAACCTTGTGTTTGTAAGTTTTCTTTCACTGTCACAATTATATGCATACTGTATGGTGAGGTGAGGTGAGAGAAGACTAAAGTACAAATCCAGGCCTCTCACAGAGGACAAGTTATATCCACAACATACTCTTTAGTAGATATTGTTGCTTTGACCTTCCACGTGTCGCATGTTTCACATCAATACGGGAATGAACTTGGTTTGATACAATGTATATACGGTAAATGAACATACTATAGATTCATCTTCTCcttctttaaaaactgtcaagtgGAAATTAaattgtgtgttgttgtttttttttccgcatATGCCACACAATTCAAAGCATCCAAAAGTCAATATCTCCCACTTGGCAGTTGAgacaaagatgaagaaaaagtgCAAGTAGAAGAAAACATTGCATTGAGGGGTGGACCTGAAGCCCCAAAATGATATTGATTCAGAAAGGCTCCATGTTTACATTCTGGGGAGAATGGGGAAATTGCGCCCCAAAGTTTAGATGCTAAAGGGGCATAAACAGATAATCACAGTCATATAGTTAGCCATTTGTCAGAAATAAACCTAACACCAACAGGTGCGGAGGCTAGAAATGATATGCGCAGTTCTGACTCATCTGTCAGCGGACTACTGATGAGCTGAAACCGGCTCTAAAACACCCCTTTTTCTATTACCTGGGGAGATTTCAAATATGCTGTGAGAGCTGCTGCAGGACATTAATGTGAAGTCCATTTAGATATGAATGAACACAGTGTCTCTCAGCAATGGCttttcaaacagacacacaaactgtgcAAATGAACATTCCTCGTGGCACAAATTGTCAGCTCATTGCACGACTGTTTGACCCAGAAGGAGCATATAAAGCAATGATGAAGGGAACTGTATTGTATTGATTGATAAATGCATTTTCCCTCTGTGTACAATCGGCTATCTGTCAGACCAGTGCACATCACTGGGGGCACGAATATGACCTTCTTTCTTATTGCTTGCCTTTTGTACTGCATGGCCTCGAATCCTCGGTGGACTCTATGCCTAAAGTTAATAACTTTGAAAACATTAGAagtattaaatgaaaatggtgATCAGGTCAGCATAAATATGGAATTAGTTTTGAACATCCGCCTCTATTCCTGAGGCATATTGTGGTAACGTGTTAGAACCCTGTTTAGTTCTTTATAATTATGTAAAAGGCATCTAATCCACTCTATTCCCTCTTTTATCACGGCTATCGAAAACCACAAAAGCAGGTATTTATGCTTATTCAAATGAGCACAGCTCTTAGCCCCCCCTTTTCCTTGCAGATGAACAGAAAACGGAAAAAAATAATGGCTCGTTCTGCCATTAGTTTCCACTGATAGCTCTTTCTTGGCAGCGGATTTGGaaagtatttattttctcttcaggACTGGCCCTTAAATGCCTATTATGTAATTTGTAACAGTCCTTTACTCTTGTCTCATTTACTTTAACACATCACAGGCTCATTTACAGTGACCTTAGAAATAATGAGGACAGAATACTGTGACGGACTTGTACATGAGCAGATCATAATCAGCATGCATTGaatattgtttaaaatgcatattttcagtCAGCCTTTCAGTTACTCAGCTGGAGACCAAATTCTAAAATGTTGATCAAACACAATATTAAAGCAGGCCTGTACATTTGAAGTTTTTGATGAAAACCCCTGCACTTCCCTATGGACATTGTCCCTTGATTGAGagatttatttaattgatttaatctTGCATAATTTAGTTGCAGACTTCCTAGTTTCTTGCAACTGTGTGTCATGTGTCATGTTGCTGCTTTAATGTGCTCTAAGATTGAAAATAGCGCAAATCCTGTATAATTGGTATGCCACAGCTACATATAAAAGATGAAGAACTACAATAATAACCAGTATTTAGGCTGATGTTTGTCAGTGTTGGTTAAGGTTTTAAAACTCATCAATGTctcatcaataaatcatttgagACCGGGGACAGTTTGCACTTGCCCTACATATTCATGGTTGAATTAAACTTAATAATAGTGACCAGTTCTGCAAATATGACAGTACAGCTAGGCAAGCAAGTTCCTTATCAATGTCAGAGTATTCAGAGGAAGTGTTTCATGAGCAAACTGTATTTCactttgtgtatattttgtccCATTTTTCTGGGCTAGAACACATGAGTTTATACACAAAAAGGTGAATATCCGCCCCGCATGGCAACAAAAGACAGCCAGGAATTTGTCAAGCAACGTAATACGCGTGTACGCTGATGTAAATTATGCAGAAGACCTGAAGCAGGTGTGACAGAAGCCAGCATGATTGTGTAGAAATAATGGTTTATACTTTATTTTCCACTTGAGCACCAGCTCTACTCTCTTATTTGCATGCAAGAAACTCAACTGAGCAACCTAGGAGTCTTCAAAGCCAGTCTCCCAGGTAACAGTGCAGCTTGGGGATTTTTACATCGGATCATCACTGACTGGAGTCTTGATCATGTCGACTCAAACTGGGTGAAGAGTCTACACGTTTGCAAATACAGACTGGGATTTCTGGGAAGGggatattatttcattttgaaaatgttatatttctcaattaaaatgattaattgtcTCATTTCGATATATAAGTCACATCGTCATATTCGAGAAAAATTATTGAATAAATGACAATTTTCATGATTTCAATCACTCgtttaatggaaaaaagaaacaccactGTGCATTATAACATACAGTTTGcttaaaatcaaataatgtaACATGAATAAACATACTctgttcattaaaaatacacaaaatagaCATATGTTAACCCCATAGTTAGAACtagttttacaaatatttacatcttcCAGAAACATCTTAATCAGCTTatcaacagttttttaaaagataGTTGCAACCTCTAATTCCGTAGCCACAGTTACAATATTTGGACTCTGCTTGTGGATTTCAGCTACTCCAACATCAGTGTCATGCTGTTGCTGAGGAAAGTAGGAAGGGAGGGTCCCAGTCCGGGAGAAGGTCTGCATGCTGCTCCTTGATTTTGGGCAATTTGTGCCATAACCAGAGTCCTTCCAAGAGTGGGGATACCCGTGAGGATTGCTGAAGACCGGCACTGGGGAGAAGCCTATTGTGTATGCGCCGTCTCTGGGGGTTCTGAAGCTCTGCGTTGGTATTGCACAGTAGGTCCTTTGGCAGTCCCCAGATAAACTGTTAGCAGTGCTGGATGAAactgagataaaaatgaaatagataaaaataagGATGAGAAATTGTTGATGCAGATATTACATTACCACCATTTATCATTTGTGTCATTCTGGTGAATGcttatgttttattcagtaGTGTGTGTTGTCAAAACCTCAAAATTCAGAGTGGAAAACTCACTTTTCAGCCTCGGTTGGAAGGTACTGAAGCTCTTTTTGCCTCCATCGCCACTGATATCAGAGTCACTGTCATTGAAGTCACTGTCCCCTTTGCCACTGTCCTTCACACTCAGCTGGTCAGTGTTGCCGATGCCACTGCAAATACAATCATCAGATACAGTATGAGCCACCACTGCACCGCATTAGCCTGATTattgatgtgatgttttttttttttttttcctttcacatacAACGCGTGTCTGACTCTTTGCTACCCATCTAACCTCATTCCACAAGAATGCCACGAGCGGCAAAATGTATGCACGGTGCATGTTAAGTACCCTCTCTGTTAAGAAAGATTTGACTGTGAATAAAGCAAATCCTATCTGAGAAAAGAAATTGCATTTAGTTGTCTTACCTGACTTGCAAGCAGTATTTGTCACCTTGCCACACAGTTGTTGGTTGGAAATGCTTGGAGGGCAGGAACATCTAAAAGAACGAACAAAATGACAGCAGAGAGCTTAGTTTCCAATTCTGGCACAAAGATCAAGGCAGCACTTGGGAACATCATAtgcatatgaaaataaaagatgaaagaaTACTCTTCTGGTTGACTCACCTTTGTCTCTGAGTCCCCACTCCTCTCCTCATACAGGCAGGAATCATCCAGAGATGAGGAGGTCCTCTCATGGAAGAGGCTTCGTTGACCCGTGTATATGTTTGGTTCTGTGGAGCCCAGCATGGGCACGGGCCTGCCCTCAAACAGGCTGTGACACACTTCCCTCTTGGTGCCATGGCTTCTCCCCCCACGGCTGAGTTTGCATGTGACAACAACAACCACTATTGCAATCAGCAACAATGCACAACCCCCACTGAGCATAACAATGATAATTAGTGAGCCATCCAAGCCGGAGCCTTCTTCGTCACTTGACCGCAACACGATGACGACTTGGTCCTCTGAGGGCTCTGTGTCTGAGACAACAAACCTAATGGTGGCACTGCTAGAGAGCGGGGACCTGCCATTGTCACTCACGGCGATTTTAATTTCCAGCACGTCTCCGATTTCAGCCGTCAGCCATTGTTTTAAAGCAATCTCTCCAGTGTCCTTGTTCACTGTAAAAAGCTTGGGGTCACCTTGTACAATTTGGTAGGAGAGCTCGCCATTCATTCCCTCGTCCTCATCTTCAGCTGATAGGCGAAGGGCGAGATAGCCGGCGGGTGCATTGAAAGGCAGAGGAATATCAGCAGAGTCATTCAGGAGAACAGGGAAGGTGAAGTACGGATAGTTGTCATTCTGATCCACGACTCTAATTCTGATTGTTGATGTGCTTGAAAGAGAGGGGGAACCTCTGTCTTCTGCCTGGATTACCAGCTCAATCTGCTGAAGAGTCTCATGATCAAAGGACCGTAGAGTAAACAAAGACCCTGAGAGTGAATCTACAGAAACATAAGTGGACAATAGGGATCCTCCCAACACCTCTGAATCTAAGAGTTTGTAGGAGACCTTGGCATTCTTTCCCACATCAAGATCCCGGGCAACAACAGTGGTTACATATGAACCTGGAATGTTATTTTCCAGGACTGAAACTTCATAAAGTGATTTACTGAAGAGAGGGGGGTTGTCATTCTCGTCTGTAACACGGATAGTGTACTGTCTGACAGTTTTAAAAGGCGGGCTTCCGAGGTCCTCTGCAACCACAGTCAAGTTGTACTCTGggattttctctctgtctaaatTAGTGTTGGTAACAATCATGAAAGTGTCCCCATATGCCTGCTGGAGGGTGAAATGCTCGTGGCCGAGCAGGCTGATGCGCACGTACCCGTTGGAGCCAGAGTCTCTGTCCGAGGTGCTGATCAGAGCCACGAagctctctgcagctgcagcttcgGTGATGTAGGCGACTCCATCGCTGCTGGAGGTCATCGGTTTGATGCGGATCTCAGGCGCATTGTCATTCACGTCCACGACCTCTATCACAACTTTGCAGCTGGACGGGACGGAGTTCGCCCCCAGATCAGAGGCTCTGATGTTCAGCTCGTAGGACCTCCTCTTCTCAAAATCAACCAGCGCCTTCAAGGTCACGTCGCCGGAATAGGGGTCGACGTGGAAAAGGCGTGAAGCCTCGGGTGACCCGTCGGCAAACGCGTACATCACCTCGCCGTTTATCCCGTCGTCGGGGTCAAACGCGTGCACTTTGACAACTCGGTGACCTACCGGAGAGTCCTCGTTCAGCTCAACTCTCAGAGAGCTGTGTTCAAATGTCGGACTGTTGTCATTGAAGTCCAGTACTTTGATATTTACAGTCATTGACCCAGACTTTACCGGCACTCCTCCATCAGATGCAGTGACTTCTATTGTGTAGGCGTCCTCCACCTCCCTGTCGAGTTCCCTCACCAGCACCAGCTCAGCAAACTTCACTCCATCCTCTCTGTCGCGCACTTCAATGGCAAAATGACTGGAGCTGGAAATGTTGTAGCTCTGAATGTAGTTGTCCCCCACATCCCGGTCGAGAGCGATCTGTAGCGGAAACCTTGAGCCCAGTGGAACATTTTCGACTATCTCCAGGTCTGTCTCATTGCGCGGAAAACGAGGAGAGTGGTCGTTGATGTCCTTTACCTCGATCTCAACGTGGATGAGCTGAAACTTTTCTCTGGAGAAGGCCACGATGTCAAAGGCGATGAAGCAACGCGGAGACCTGGGGCAGAGCTGCTCTCGGTCAATGATTTCTGCAACACTCAGAAGCCCGTCGACCTCCCTCATTTGAATCACGGAGGAATTGTTTTCTTGCATGAAGCGGAACGACGTGTCAGGGTCATCGGCTGGATCCATCTTTAGATCTTGGGACAAATGGCCTATCTCCGTCCCGGGTGCGTCCTCTTCGTAGGTGAAATACTTTGTGGTTGTACACCGAACAGAGTGTAAAAAGAGAGCGAAAACCAAGCATGGTCCAACTCCTGCAATCTTGCAAAATCCCATTTTGAGGGGGCTATAAAGTACTGCCCAGAAAAGTCATAAATGGCCCAAACACTTGTGCTGTCAGGTCGAATCAACTCTGTGTTCAACTCTGATTCTGCCGGGGAACTATAAACCCCGCTATATGCAAATAGCCTGCCCCATCGACCAATGGCCTTCTAGTGGCCCACCAAAAGGAGAACGTATGGCTCTGCAGCAAACTGCTGCTCACCGTTTTTGGTTGCAAATGGTTGATTAGATAAACTGATTGCGGAGCTTTAACTAGGCTGATAACAGTGTTGCTTGAATAAATCTGCAGATGgcaattaattaactaattactTACAGGACTGCGTTTAATAAGACTAGGCCTACATGCCATCAGAGGAAGCTGAAGTCTGCCTGCTGAAAGCTTGAAGGATTGATTGGGTGAGTTAGTCACCCAGTTAGAGCAAATTATGCAGAAGCTGGGGTGGCTAAAAAACGCAAGAAGAAAAATCCATCCCATTGAAATTATGATTGGTGGTGACTGCGGCGAACTTAACAAAGGCTGAGAATCCCAGAAACCATTATGAGTTCTGTAGTTATCCTAAATGTAGATGTACAAGTAGTGGTGGAAGGAGTACTGAGATTTTTGAAGCAACAAtaccacattgtaaaaatactcattacaCATTACATGCCCTGCATTAAACAtcttttcaagtaaaagtacagacgtATTATCAGTAGAATGTTTacaaagtatcaaaagtaaaagtataaataatgCAGAACGACTGCTGAGTTGTTCttgtaatatatattattggatcgttgatgttttaatgtgtgaGCAGCACTTTAATATTGTAGatggtcaaggtggagctcaTTAGAACTATTTTACATTTGCTGGGCCTTTTAActatgcatcatattttataagataaTCATATATTTTCCATGTAAAATATCATTCTGCAAAGTATAGCGGTCAGATAACTTTAGcacagtaaaaagtacagtatttccctctgaaatgtggtgaagtATTATGTtacttaaaatggaaatacatacAAGTACCTAAAACTACACTTCAGTCCTTATGTTAATGTACTTAGTTGCTCTCCACCACTGGATAAAAGCAGGAGGAAAGGCAAAATAGGAAACTGGAGAAAACATCTAATAATGGAGGATGATGGTTTTCATTGTTAGTCATATGCACCTATATATTATAATCACACAGTGCTCATTCTGAAATTCATGctttaaaaaacccaaaccatgaataaataaatatttcatttattctacttttttcccccagtctTATCTTTTCATGTAAACATTACCCGTCAATTATCTGCattatgaaagaaaagcaaagacacTGCCTCAACTGTTCAAATAGCGGAGGAGGTATTTCAATGTAATGCATTTATGAAAACCCACAAAGCCAGACAAGTGTCATTTCATTGACACCCACAACCTTAATTACATATAGAATATCATTGTGGCCCTGttatagaggaaaaaaatgacttgtatAATCAGAACCACCTGTATTTGTAATAAACACTCAATTCTCCTTAACTGACCCTCTTAAACAATAGTTTTAGAACAGAAGCCTAGGAAGTCAGAGGAATAAACAAGtcaggagaaaaaggaaatacagtGAATGATCTCCCATCCCTcctcagatacacacaaacacacagacacacaccagcaACAGCTCCCATAGTGATAACAACAGCATGACTCAACCAGACCTTTGTTAACCATATGGGTGATTAGCTTCTGCTGATTAAAAGGCGTCTAGGGCCCTTCAAAGGGCTCTCGACACCTCACAAAAGTTTGGGTTAAATTTGTCTGAGTCCACCAAAGGGCACATACAGGAAGGTGTTAAAAACCACACAATAAATCATCGGAGATACTTGTGATGCCATGCAATGAAAGGTGATAAGGGGGCTTGTTGCTGCCATATTTAAAGTGTTATACAAGCCCAAATTTGCTTATATACCAAATGtgaaaacttattttctctgtcaaaTAATAATGCCTTATGTTTTTGACAAGAACATCAAGCAGTGCTGACAAAAACGGtaacaaactgttaaaacacttttttgcaGAGTAGGCCAGTGTTTAATTTATGCTATTGAAAGCTGCAGTATCTACATACTGAACATATTATAGAAGTAATATGCAGAAGTAAATGCTTAGAGTTCGTTCTCAAATCCATAAGGCACCAAGTCAACAAGTGGTTTTTCCGTTATGCTGAAGCCTGTATTATTTCACAAATCATTAAATTTAGTGGTATTTTGAACTATATGCTAAAGCAGGCTATTACAAAACTAAACTTAAGTCGTTAATCTTAGAGGTGCATTGCGTCATCATTTTTGGTACTCAACACTGAGTGGGAAATATTCTGATGTTGAGTTGAGTGTAAACTTGAGAACGTTGCCTCTATCTCTCATAATCTGCCCCTTTCTTGGTTGCTTTTATTCGATCTCTATCTCTATTTTCATCctttattaaaaacaagatCACGCTGAACATATTCACACCGAGCCAGAGGGGGATCAAGCGTAAGATACTTTTCTGCCATTACCAGACACATAAAGCCTTCAGCAGAATAGTCCCATGCTGGCGGGGTGTTGAAATCCAGGATTTTATGGGTATGAGGAGTCAGAGGGTAATGCAGAATTATTAGCCAAATTAGTTGTTTGCACACTAAGAGGATTACGCTTTAATCTTATCAAATGTCTCACACTTACCACTTTGTGTTGCAACAGTTTCAAGGTGACAACTGAGCAGCTAgagatgaaaatatttcagtctaaaTTTAAAGCACAGACATAATGATAAAACATCAGCTGCACAGGCTGTGATAAGTTGTTCGTTCACTATTTTACTGGTAACGTACATCGTGTTTGAGCTAACTGCCTCAATATCAAACATGACTTACTCGTGTACAAAGCATTTTTCTAATCAATGCATCACTACAAGGTCACCAGAGATCCCACCACAAACAAAGCCTGGCTAACACAGGAGTGATACTCGTTTGTCACCTAAGTCAGGTGATTAATGCCGATCACGGCTTGATTAAGACATGTGTGGTGACAGTAAGAGCATCACAGCGGATTAATGGGTTTGGCCATCTGTTCTCTCACTGAGGTGATCTTAATTAATGGTAAGAATATTCTTAATCTTGCCTTGGCAGTCAACATCACAATGAACACAATGATGGTCAGAAATCGGTCTAATGTCAGCCAGCCTTTGATATCATTCGAAGGCCAAGTGAAGATTGTGTTTTCTCAACCTCACACCAACAGGTAGGAAGGCAGGAAAAGCATTTGGTGACACTGGGAGTAGTAATCCTGGCATATGCCACTGGGAACAAATGTCTCAAAAGCCCACCTTTTGGATTAGGGCCACCTTGTCACCTACTGCTagaaaattgtcagaaaattctttatttatttacttattttttcattgtttcccAGGTTCCCTTGGTACTCAGTTACAATACTTTGAGAGAAAGGTTTTTCTAagaattctgtttttatatgtttattgttttctcttttgtacGTTTGCCAGTCTAATTTTGTCAGTCTCACTGTGGGGAGTTACTCTGCTACTCCTTTTAATATCGTCAAAATACATAGTTATTGCGTTCAACAGGTGAACTGTGAACGTTAGAGTTTTATTTAGGAGTTTGACTGGATTTATGATTTCATAAAACTATAAACACCACATGCCTGCAAAGTAATTGACAAATtaccaaaaacacagaaacacacagagtaGAGCCTCAAAAATACAGTTGTGACAGGCAAGTTTAGTAACTACTGGGCACATTGTCACAAATAATGGATGTGCTatagtttaaatattaaagataTTCATTAATCTGAGATTATTCAAGTttgactaataataataataataagtaataataagtttttacatttgcttttaaatatCTTGTGGATTCTGAAAATTATCATTGAAAAACCTTACTGCTACTAATAATGTCAGGATTCAGATGTAAAAGAACCAGATCTACAAATTTTGACTGAAACTATAGTAGCATGTTGTTCTTTGCTGTGTTTAACCACCTTTAAATATTCTCATACCTGGCTCTTTGCCCGGCTGCTAAATACCTAAATGGGTTCTTTTTATAACTATACAACCTTGGAGGGAGATAGACTTGCATTCATGAAACAGAATatgattttattacatttagaTAGGCACAGACTTTTTTGCTTAGGCTGGAAACTCATGCAGCCATTTCAGTACAGCCCCTTATCAGTTTCTTCATCTCACTTTAACCTGAGGTGCTCTAATAAACTGAGGGTATACATGTCAGTGCCCTGGCCGTGAGGGTCATGTTGGGGGTTTAATCTCGGCCATTTGGGCTGTCTGAAAGGCAGATAAAACGAGATTATCCTGTGTTTGGTACTGGCCCTTggtgagaggagagggtggAAGTATGTGAGCAGCAGCTGTGGGGGTGCCAAATACTCAGACTGGCTAGTGGTCTCTGTTGCTTTTGGCACCTCCCACGGCATTACAGGCACAGATAACCCCCCAACCACAGCTCATCCTCACAGCTTTCCAAATGATTACAACAGGCCAAATGTTTAACATACTGTCTCTAATCACACTTAACATTCTGTCACAATATGCTCCTAAATAGCTTTTAGGGCCATATAAATCACATAGGTACTTGTAGGCTTGATGTT
This window contains:
- the pcdh8 gene encoding protocadherin-8, whose product is MGFCKIAGVGPCLVFALFLHSVRCTTTKYFTYEEDAPGTEIGHLSQDLKMDPADDPDTSFRFMQENNSSVIQMREVDGLLSVAEIIDREQLCPRSPRCFIAFDIVAFSREKFQLIHVEIEVKDINDHSPRFPRNETDLEIVENVPLGSRFPLQIALDRDVGDNYIQSYNISSSSHFAIEVRDREDGVKFAELVLVRELDREVEDAYTIEVTASDGGVPVKSGSMTVNIKVLDFNDNSPTFEHSSLRVELNEDSPVGHRVVKVHAFDPDDGINGEVMYAFADGSPEASRLFHVDPYSGDVTLKALVDFEKRRSYELNIRASDLGANSVPSSCKVVIEVVDVNDNAPEIRIKPMTSSSDGVAYITEAAAAESFVALISTSDRDSGSNGYVRISLLGHEHFTLQQAYGDTFMIVTNTNLDREKIPEYNLTVVAEDLGSPPFKTVRQYTIRVTDENDNPPLFSKSLYEVSVLENNIPGSYVTTVVARDLDVGKNAKVSYKLLDSEVLGGSLLSTYVSVDSLSGSLFTLRSFDHETLQQIELVIQAEDRGSPSLSSTSTIRIRVVDQNDNYPYFTFPVLLNDSADIPLPFNAPAGYLALRLSAEDEDEGMNGELSYQIVQGDPKLFTVNKDTGEIALKQWLTAEIGDVLEIKIAVSDNGRSPLSSSATIRFVVSDTEPSEDQVVIVLRSSDEEGSGLDGSLIIIVMLSGGCALLLIAIVVVVVTCKLSRGGRSHGTKREVCHSLFEGRPVPMLGSTEPNIYTGQRSLFHERTSSSLDDSCLYEERSGDSETKMFLPSKHFQPTTVWQGDKYCLQVSGIGNTDQLSVKDSGKGDSDFNDSDSDISGDGGKKSFSTFQPRLKISSSTANSLSGDCQRTYCAIPTQSFRTPRDGAYTIGFSPVPVFSNPHGYPHSWKDSGYGTNCPKSRSSMQTFSRTGTLPSYFPQQQHDTDVGVAEIHKQSPNIVTVATELEVATIF